One part of the Euwallacea similis isolate ESF13 chromosome 30, ESF131.1, whole genome shotgun sequence genome encodes these proteins:
- the LOC136417744 gene encoding uncharacterized protein, producing the protein MVGSNFEIALGILRNKYEDKNLIVNSHIKNMLNVPVLTKSNAHNLREFVTQVRCNIGALENLIVKEKLTDLIFIQIERGNSEYPTQTEFINFLDKNCKILENLSNEERPPKTKGGHYQSHHAFLQTRDQTNYFKCFLCKNNTHKIYSCTKYLNLLPEERIKVVKNAKACNWHNILLHLSHHSTEQAISSYLTRARSPSQPSQNSRGEGYYQNSSSAMSQQNQRHLVNNPNTEDDNHQTPASLSVSSQLQVVLLGIAQGSLTTKKITEIKFYSRFNKSQAFKTTCVVLKRITCYQLQFPINPRSIPVPDTIQLADPTFYKPAETEILLGADVYFDLVTDSNIRLGAHLPVLQNTYLGYVTAGKFNCTNSANSNFSSFHNFNNNYQSNSGFTLLHSNNMDLTNLIQSFSEIEEVNPHSTPGKFLAPEDQRVEQLFETTTKILPNGRYQVNLPLKSNDEHQRLGDSFTQDMLPTSHSIQKLRAVFDGSMKSSTGVSLNELTLKGYTIQPDLFNILFKFKTFGYNIHWRNSPEEPLWCIELATVIYETNCSPFLSTRCLQDIALKNKDRYPFASNALLKHCNVDDILFGGNNLNTLLEAHTQITKCLDTAHVKLHKWSSNSPEFLKALPKENSNPDNVLIPESSSNKVLGLSWNQNEDKFHIIMPHIEFKETYTKEQVLSTIASIYAPFGVINPMVIPVKLIKQEIWKENSSWDSILSVDILSKWKTFLSTLSSLSSLSIPRYTFRNSQIQKVKIHVFSDA; encoded by the exons TCtaatatttatacaaat TGAAAGAGGTAACTCCGAATATCCCACTCAAACggaatttatcaatttcttagataaaaattgtaaaatccTTGAAAACCTATCAAACGAAGAAAGGCCTCCTAAAACTAAAGGAGGTCATTATCAATCGCATCACGCATTTTTACAAACTAGAGATCAAACTAATTACTTCAAGTGTTTTCTGTGCAAAAACAATACACACAAAATTTACTCCTGCACAAAGTATCTCAATCTTTTACCCGAAGAACGTATCAAGGtcgtaaaaaatgcaaaagcTTGCAATTG GCACAATATTCTTTTACACTTGTCACATCACTCAACTGAACAAGCAATTTCTTCGTATTTAACAAGAGCGAGGAGTCCTTCTCAGCCCTCGCAAAATTCTCGTGGTGAGGGGTATTATCAAAACTCCTCAAGTGCTATGTCACAGCAAAATCAAAGGCATCTAGTTAATAATCCCAATACTGAAGATGACAATCATCAGACACCCGCAAGTCTATCAGTATCTTCCCAACTTCAAGTAGTGCTATTAG GAATAGCACAAGGTTCTTTGACCACGAAGAAAATCACAGAGATAAAATTCTACTCTCGCTTCAATAAGTCTCAAGCGTTCAAAACAACGTGTGTGGTACTTAAAAGGATAACTTGTTATCAACTCCAATTCCCCATTAATCCACGATCAATACCTGTTCCTGACACTATTCAGTTGGCCGATCCCACATTTTACAAACCTGCGGAAACTGAGATATTGCTAGGGGCAGACGTCTACTTTGATCTCGTAACAGATAGTAACATAAGGTTAGGCGCTCATTTGCCTGTGTTACAAAACACTTACTTAGGGTATGTAACTGCGGGGAAATTCAACTGCACAAACAGTGCAAACTCAAATTTTAGCAGCTTTCACAATTTTAACAACAATTACCAATCAAACTCAGGGTTTACATTACTCCATTCTAATAACATGGATTTAACTAATCTAATTCAATCATTTTCGGAAATCGAAGAAGTGAATCCGCATTCCACACCTGGTAAATTTCTTGCACCCGAAGATCAAAGGGTTGAGCAATTGTTCGAAACCACGACTAAAATTCTCCCAAATGGGAGATATCAAGTGAATCTACCATTAAAGAGCAATGATGAACATCAAAGACTAGGAGATTCGTTCACTCAA GACATGCTACCTACATCCCACTCAATCCAAAAACTGCGAGCAGTATTTGATGGGTCAATGAAAAGTTCCACAGGTGTATCTCTAAACGAGTTAACGCTCAAAGGTTACACGATACAACCAGACTTGTTTAATAttctattcaaatttaaaacatttggCTAT AACATTCACTGGCGAAACTCTCCAGAGGAACCTCTATGGTGTATTGAGTTGGCAACCGTAATCTATGAAACCAATTGTTCACCGTTCTTAAGCACAAGATGTCTTCAGGATATAGCGCTCAAAAATAAAGATCGTTACCCATTCGCAAGCAATGCGCTTCTAAAACATTGTAATGTTGATGACATATTATTTGGCGGTAACAATTTAAACACCCTGCTAGAAGCCCATACACAAATCACTAAGTGTCTCGATACAGCCCATGTAAAACTGCATAAATGGAGTTCCAACTCCCCTGAATTTCTGAAGGCATTACCCAAAGAGAATTCTAACCCTGATAATGTTTTAATTCCGGAAAGTTCTTCAAACAAGGTTTTGGGTTTAAGCTGGAATCAAAACGAAGACAAATTCCACATAATTATGCCCCACATAGAATTTAAAGAAACGTACACAAAAGAGCAAGTTTTGTCAACTATTGCTTCAATATATGCCCCTTTTGGAGTCATAAATCCCATGGTGATTCCCGTAAAACTCATCAAGCAAGAAATCTGGAAAGAGAATTCTAGTTGGGATAGCATCCTGTCTGTAGATATTCTTTCTAAATGGAAGACCTTCTTAAGTACCTTGTCATCACTTTCAAGTCTATCCATTCCTCGGTATACATTCCGTAATAGCCAAATCCAGAAGGTGAAAATACACGTATTTTCTGATGCAA